In one Chryseobacterium camelliae genomic region, the following are encoded:
- a CDS encoding TonB-dependent siderophore receptor → MKNVLICASLLGSVLSFAQEKKDSTNTKKIEEVIVNAVLKKDSEYTNKMPLKAIENPQLFSTVDKIFFENQMIYSVDDAYRNVTGIQKMWSATNRAGDGGAYIALRGFVSNNSLRNGLVAPVTTSIDAVNVEKLEVLKGPSATLYGSNVTSYGGAVNRVTKKPYDKFGGNISLTGGSYNYYRAQADVNAPLTKDNKLMFRVNTAYTNTGTFQKADAKNTYFAFTPSLLYKVNEKLDISLEYEMFDTRATPEQSFFYLSKATTGVDNAKDLEKLGLDYKQSYYGDGMYTTAKVRNLFGQVNYKINDHIRSSTNVSTAYTFSNGYNPYFSASLNPSDNQVYVSRADQSTDNSKKTYFQIQQNFNFDYKFGNNMRNRTVVGFDYMKIKNRLYYKYYSLGFIDTVPANGYDYAGTFNSNTLANLYQNPNNVSTYDQVDDQNTYSAYIANVFTPVSGLNIMAAVRYESNDFKGGYIWMKDNPLPAYNQSALSPKFGVVYEIIKDKFSVFGNYQNSFKSNGYYTSDNKNTQSLSDPERANQFEGGFKGSLFKGRVNATLSYYNINVKNTILPTTEPVLDGNGTPIPLSFVQDQAGKLTSKGVELEVNAYLVKGLSLVGGVSYNESKYIKSAPETQGRRPGTAGSPWLASLYASYQILDGNLKGLGFGIGGNYANDHREINNNILDSNNNVIGESIFILPKYLVLNASAFYDTKKFRIGVKVDNFTNQHYWVGFTTANPQQLINALGSITYKF, encoded by the coding sequence ATGAAAAATGTACTGATCTGTGCCTCTTTGTTGGGTTCTGTGCTAAGTTTTGCACAGGAAAAAAAAGATTCTACAAATACTAAAAAAATAGAAGAAGTAATTGTAAATGCAGTTCTGAAAAAAGATTCAGAATATACCAACAAAATGCCCTTAAAGGCTATTGAAAATCCGCAGCTATTTTCTACAGTTGACAAGATATTTTTCGAAAATCAAATGATTTATTCAGTAGATGATGCATACAGAAATGTAACCGGGATTCAAAAAATGTGGAGTGCAACAAACAGAGCCGGAGATGGAGGGGCTTATATTGCCTTGAGAGGTTTTGTATCTAACAATTCTTTAAGAAATGGTTTAGTAGCTCCAGTAACGACATCCATTGATGCTGTAAACGTAGAAAAACTTGAAGTATTAAAAGGTCCTTCAGCAACGTTATACGGAAGTAATGTAACATCGTATGGTGGAGCAGTAAATAGAGTCACCAAAAAACCATACGATAAATTTGGAGGAAATATTTCCTTAACAGGAGGAAGTTATAACTACTACAGAGCACAAGCTGATGTAAATGCTCCCCTTACAAAAGATAATAAACTAATGTTCCGTGTAAATACGGCATATACCAATACTGGAACTTTCCAAAAAGCAGATGCAAAAAATACCTATTTTGCTTTTACACCGTCTTTGCTTTATAAAGTAAATGAAAAACTGGATATCAGTTTGGAGTACGAGATGTTCGATACAAGAGCAACTCCTGAGCAATCATTCTTCTATTTATCAAAAGCTACAACGGGGGTAGATAATGCAAAAGATTTAGAAAAGTTAGGATTGGATTACAAACAGTCTTATTATGGTGATGGCATGTACACGACCGCAAAAGTTAGAAATCTTTTTGGACAGGTTAATTATAAGATCAATGATCATATACGCTCTTCAACAAATGTGAGTACTGCATATACATTTTCAAATGGATATAATCCTTATTTCTCAGCGTCTTTAAATCCATCAGACAACCAAGTTTATGTAAGCAGAGCCGATCAATCAACAGATAACAGTAAAAAGACATATTTCCAGATTCAACAGAATTTTAATTTCGATTATAAATTCGGTAACAATATGCGTAATAGAACTGTAGTTGGTTTTGATTACATGAAAATTAAAAACAGATTATATTATAAATATTACTCTCTAGGGTTTATTGATACGGTTCCTGCAAATGGTTACGATTATGCTGGGACATTCAATTCTAATACTTTAGCAAATTTGTATCAAAATCCAAATAATGTGAGTACCTACGACCAGGTTGATGATCAGAATACATATAGTGCCTACATTGCAAACGTATTTACACCTGTTTCTGGTCTTAATATTATGGCAGCTGTACGTTATGAAAGTAATGATTTTAAAGGAGGGTATATATGGATGAAGGACAATCCTTTGCCTGCATATAATCAATCAGCTCTTTCTCCTAAATTTGGTGTTGTTTACGAAATTATTAAAGATAAATTCTCTGTTTTTGGGAATTACCAGAACAGCTTCAAGAGCAATGGTTATTATACTTCAGATAACAAAAATACTCAAAGCCTATCGGATCCTGAAAGAGCCAACCAATTTGAAGGAGGTTTTAAAGGTAGCCTATTTAAAGGTAGAGTAAACGCTACTTTGAGCTATTACAACATAAATGTAAAAAATACTATTCTACCTACAACAGAACCCGTTTTGGATGGTAATGGAACCCCTATTCCGCTTTCATTTGTTCAAGACCAGGCAGGAAAACTGACAAGTAAAGGTGTTGAGTTAGAAGTTAATGCTTATTTGGTAAAAGGCTTATCCCTTGTTGGAGGAGTAAGTTATAATGAATCAAAATACATTAAATCAGCTCCAGAAACACAAGGCAGAAGACCCGGAACAGCTGGTTCACCCTGGTTAGCAAGTCTTTATGCAAGTTATCAGATTCTTGATGGTAACTTAAAAGGTTTAGGCTTTGGTATTGGTGGAAATTATGCAAATGATCATAGAGAGATTAATAATAATATTTTAGATTCAAATAACAATGTTATTGGTGAAAGTATTTTCATTCTTCCAAAATATCTTGTACTAAATGCTAGTGCGTTCTACGACACAAAGAAGTTTAGAATAGGTGTAAAAGTTGACAACTTTACCAATCAACATTATTGGGTAGGCTTCACAACTGCAAATCCTCAGCAACTAATAAATGCCTTAGGAAGTATTACTTACAAATTTTAA
- a CDS encoding PepSY-associated TM helix domain-containing protein translates to MIKKWSAKLHLWFGLSVGLIVFIVSLSGTMYVFKDEIQNILRKDAIYINLQTKQKPLSIETLKEKVSQEINEKHPISSVEIPLAPNKSYEFFIYEKNKKGWNYFNEVKVNKLIYVNQYTGEILGVYNEKYDLFPILKSIHWSLFLKSEWGKYAVGIPVVLFIIMLITGIILWWPKNKKARKSRLSFDWKNVKTWKRKNYDLHNVLGFYVSFIALLMSLTGIYFAYPWVKNTFNFTLSGSWELPKEKEIQSPDSLLTKNNSVYDFTVQQTKSLYPESSSFRIPLNGKNKKGKELKNIPVTVYQKDGRYSERNLLAFDKYSGKLLSNKSHQSLTNTEKYSNANYDVHTGSYFGLFGKIIWFLAGLICTSLPVTGFLIWWGKQKKERKKIS, encoded by the coding sequence TTGATAAAAAAATGGTCTGCCAAGCTGCATTTGTGGTTTGGCTTATCCGTTGGTTTGATCGTTTTTATTGTTTCCTTATCGGGTACAATGTATGTTTTCAAAGATGAAATACAAAACATCCTTCGAAAAGATGCTATTTATATCAATCTTCAAACGAAGCAAAAGCCACTTTCTATAGAAACTCTTAAAGAAAAAGTTTCGCAGGAAATCAATGAAAAACACCCGATAAGTTCGGTTGAAATTCCTCTAGCCCCAAACAAATCTTATGAATTCTTTATTTACGAAAAAAATAAAAAAGGCTGGAATTATTTCAACGAGGTAAAGGTCAACAAACTGATTTATGTAAACCAATACACCGGGGAAATTTTAGGGGTTTACAATGAAAAGTACGACCTCTTCCCTATTTTAAAATCGATTCACTGGAGTTTGTTTTTGAAATCGGAGTGGGGAAAATACGCAGTCGGAATTCCGGTGGTATTGTTCATCATTATGCTCATTACAGGAATTATTCTTTGGTGGCCTAAGAATAAAAAAGCAAGAAAAAGCCGTTTATCATTTGACTGGAAAAATGTAAAAACATGGAAGCGAAAAAACTATGATCTTCATAATGTTTTGGGCTTTTATGTCTCTTTTATTGCTTTATTGATGAGCCTTACAGGGATCTATTTTGCCTATCCCTGGGTGAAAAACACGTTCAATTTCACTTTATCAGGTTCTTGGGAGCTTCCAAAAGAAAAAGAAATCCAATCTCCGGATTCGCTCTTGACAAAAAACAATTCAGTATATGATTTTACGGTTCAGCAGACTAAATCATTATATCCGGAATCATCAAGCTTCAGAATTCCTTTGAACGGAAAAAACAAAAAAGGAAAAGAATTAAAAAATATACCTGTCACCGTTTATCAGAAAGACGGAAGATACAGCGAAAGAAATCTTCTTGCTTTTGACAAATATTCAGGAAAACTATTATCAAATAAATCTCATCAAAGCTTAACCAACACTGAAAAATATTCCAATGCCAATTATGACGTTCACACAGGTTCATATTTCGGGCTATTTGGGAAAATCATTTGGTTTTTAGCCGGATTAATTTGCACATCATTACCCGTTACAGGATTTTTGATTTGGTGGGGAAAACAAAAAAAGGAAAGAAAAAAAATATCATGA